The following are encoded together in the Bradymonas sediminis genome:
- a CDS encoding 2-phosphosulfolactate phosphatase: MTIDIQISQGHEPPLDAADAYIVIDVIRAFTTTQIAFDNGAARVLLAGEVDEAFALKRAHPDAILAGERDAIKIDGFDLGNSPAACATIDFAGRTMILTTTNGVRATLHALKSAAPQGAPVLVTGFSNALASARFVRELQAQGRVTQKMRVHLVASHPTGTEDMACAEFIRAQILGEAGPDTAQVTERIRKSDAAQKFLDPERPAFDARDIDFCAAMGPEKFAMLAQPHPTGPRIIARALDA; this comes from the coding sequence ATGACCATCGATATTCAGATCTCACAGGGCCATGAGCCGCCCCTCGACGCCGCCGACGCCTATATCGTCATCGACGTCATTCGCGCCTTCACGACCACCCAGATCGCCTTCGACAACGGCGCCGCCCGCGTGCTGCTCGCCGGCGAGGTCGACGAGGCCTTCGCGCTCAAGCGCGCACACCCCGACGCCATCCTGGCCGGCGAGCGCGACGCCATCAAAATCGACGGCTTCGACCTGGGGAACTCGCCCGCCGCCTGCGCGACCATCGACTTCGCCGGGCGCACGATGATCCTCACGACCACCAACGGCGTGCGCGCGACCCTGCACGCCCTCAAAAGCGCCGCCCCGCAGGGCGCGCCGGTGTTGGTGACCGGATTCTCGAACGCCCTGGCCAGCGCGCGTTTTGTGCGGGAATTGCAGGCCCAGGGGCGTGTTACGCAGAAAATGCGCGTCCATCTCGTCGCCTCACACCCCACCGGCACCGAAGATATGGCCTGCGCCGAATTCATTCGCGCGCAGATTCTCGGCGAGGCCGGCCCCGACACAGCCCAGGTCACCGAGCGCATCCGAAAGAGCGACGCGGCGCAGAAGTTTCTCGACCCCGAGCGCCCCGCGTTTGACGCCCGCGACATCGACTTTTGCGCCGCGATGGGCCCCGAAAAATTCGCCATGCTCGCCCAGCCCCACCCCACGGGCCCGCGCATCATCGCGCGCGCCCTGGACGCCTGA